The Rhododendron vialii isolate Sample 1 chromosome 6a, ASM3025357v1 genome includes a window with the following:
- the LOC131331318 gene encoding uncharacterized protein LOC131331318 isoform X1, which translates to MDMEEEIRALQLDSSEDNDATASAEVLKPEEVGKPDKMEEGVVSDWRDEDCEVNVNSQPAQVEPRGTVDVKCQDISATKDIKDEKEEVKKRHLNAVFIGHVDAGKSTIGGQILFLSGQVDDRTIQKYEKEAKDKNRESWYMAYIMDTNEEERVKGITVEVGRAHFETETTRFTILDAPGHKSYVPNMISGASQADIGVLVISARKGEFETGYEKGGQTREHVQLAKTLGVSKLLVVVNKMDDPTVNWSKDRYDEIESKMTPFLKSSGYNVKKDVQFLPISGLIGSNLITRVDKRVCSWWNGPCLFEALDAVEVPLRDPKGPFRLPIIDKFKDMGTVVMGKVESGSVSEGDSLLVMPNKAQVKVLAIYIDEDKVRCAGPGENLRIRLSGIEEEDILSGFVLCSVVRPIASVSEFGAQLQILELLDNAIFTAGYKAVLHIHAVVEECEIVELMQQIDPKTKKPMKKKVLFVKNGAVVVCRIQVNNVICIEKFSDFAQLGRFTLRTEGKTVAVGKVTDVSSSPSA; encoded by the exons ATGG ATATGGAGGAGGAGATCCGAGCACTGCAGCTTGATTCATCAG AAGACAACGATGCTACAGCAAGCGCAGAAGTTCTGAAGCCTGAGGAAGTTGGAAAACCTGATAAGATGGAAGAAG GGGTGGTTTCAGATTGGAGGGATGAGGACTGTGAGGTGAATGTAAACTCTCAACCAGCGCAGGTGGAGCCAAGAGGCACCGTGGATG TTAAATGTCAGGATATCTCCGCTACCAAAGATATTAAAGATGAGAAGGAGGAGGTCAAAAAGCGGCACTTGAATGCCGTATTTATTGGCCACGTTG ATGCAGGGAAGTCCACTATCGGTGGGCAGATACTTTTCCTTAGTGGGCAGGTTGACGATCGCACGATTCAAAAATATGAGAAAGAAGCAAAGGATAAAAATCGAGAAAGCTG GTATATGGCATATATTATGGACACTAATGAGGAGGAGAGGGTTAAG GGAATAACAGTTGAAGTTGGAAGAGCACATTTCGAGACAGAGACAACAAGATTTACAATTCTGGATGCACCG ggTCACAAAAGTTATGTTCCAAATATGATCAGTGGGGCATCTCAAGCAGACATCGGTGTACTG GTTATATCTGCTCGAAAAGGTGAATTTGAAACTGGATATGAAAAAGGTGGACAGACTCGCGAACATGTTCAACTTGCAAAGACGTTGGGTGTGTCGAAACTGCTTGTTGTCGTAAATAAGATGGATGATCCTACTGTTAATTGGTCAAAAGACAG GTATGATGAAATTGAATCAAAGATGACACCATTCCTAAAATCATCAGGTTACAATGTGAAGAAAG ATGTTCAGTTTCTTCCTATTTCTGGGCTCATTGGTTCAAATTTGATAACAAGGGTggacaaaagagtttgttcatGGTGGAATGGTCCATGCCTTTTTGAAGCCCTTGATGCTGTTGAAGTACCTCTACGTGATCCTAAAGGTCCGTTCAG ATTGCCAATTATTGACAAATTTAAGGACATGGGCACTGTCGTCATGGGAAAAGTCGAGTCCGGTAGTGTGTCTGAGGGCGATAGCTTGTTAGTCATGCCAAATAAG GCTCAAGTGAAAGTTCTAGCGATATACATTGATGAAGATAAAGTAAGGTGTGCTGGACCTGGTGAGAATCTAAGGATTAGATTATCTGGGATTGAAGAAGAGGATATACTATCCGGTTTTGTCTTGTGTAGTGTTG TGAGGCCAATAGCTTCAGTATCTGAGTTTGGTGCCCAGTTACAGATCCTCGAGTTGCTGGACAAT GCCATTTTTACTGCTGGCTACAAGGCTGTCTTGCACATTCATGCTGTTGTCGAGGAATGCGAGATTGTTGAGCTGATGCAGCAGATTGatccaaagacaaaaaaaccTATGAAGAAGAAAGTTCTCTTCGTGAAGAATGGTGCTGTAGTTGTTTGTCGCATCCAG GTGAATAATGTGATATGCATTGAGAAGTTCTCTGATTTTGCACAGCTTGGAAGATTCACTCTTCGTACCGAAG GTAAAACAGTAGCAGTGGGAAAAGTTACTGATGTTTCTTCCAGTCCTAGTGCTTAA
- the LOC131331318 gene encoding uncharacterized protein LOC131331318 isoform X2, which yields MDMEEEIRALQLDSSEDNDATASAEVLKPEEVGKPDKMEEDWRDEDCEVNVNSQPAQVEPRGTVDVKCQDISATKDIKDEKEEVKKRHLNAVFIGHVDAGKSTIGGQILFLSGQVDDRTIQKYEKEAKDKNRESWYMAYIMDTNEEERVKGITVEVGRAHFETETTRFTILDAPGHKSYVPNMISGASQADIGVLVISARKGEFETGYEKGGQTREHVQLAKTLGVSKLLVVVNKMDDPTVNWSKDRYDEIESKMTPFLKSSGYNVKKDVQFLPISGLIGSNLITRVDKRVCSWWNGPCLFEALDAVEVPLRDPKGPFRLPIIDKFKDMGTVVMGKVESGSVSEGDSLLVMPNKAQVKVLAIYIDEDKVRCAGPGENLRIRLSGIEEEDILSGFVLCSVVRPIASVSEFGAQLQILELLDNAIFTAGYKAVLHIHAVVEECEIVELMQQIDPKTKKPMKKKVLFVKNGAVVVCRIQVNNVICIEKFSDFAQLGRFTLRTEGKTVAVGKVTDVSSSPSA from the exons ATGG ATATGGAGGAGGAGATCCGAGCACTGCAGCTTGATTCATCAG AAGACAACGATGCTACAGCAAGCGCAGAAGTTCTGAAGCCTGAGGAAGTTGGAAAACCTGATAAGATGGAAGAAG ATTGGAGGGATGAGGACTGTGAGGTGAATGTAAACTCTCAACCAGCGCAGGTGGAGCCAAGAGGCACCGTGGATG TTAAATGTCAGGATATCTCCGCTACCAAAGATATTAAAGATGAGAAGGAGGAGGTCAAAAAGCGGCACTTGAATGCCGTATTTATTGGCCACGTTG ATGCAGGGAAGTCCACTATCGGTGGGCAGATACTTTTCCTTAGTGGGCAGGTTGACGATCGCACGATTCAAAAATATGAGAAAGAAGCAAAGGATAAAAATCGAGAAAGCTG GTATATGGCATATATTATGGACACTAATGAGGAGGAGAGGGTTAAG GGAATAACAGTTGAAGTTGGAAGAGCACATTTCGAGACAGAGACAACAAGATTTACAATTCTGGATGCACCG ggTCACAAAAGTTATGTTCCAAATATGATCAGTGGGGCATCTCAAGCAGACATCGGTGTACTG GTTATATCTGCTCGAAAAGGTGAATTTGAAACTGGATATGAAAAAGGTGGACAGACTCGCGAACATGTTCAACTTGCAAAGACGTTGGGTGTGTCGAAACTGCTTGTTGTCGTAAATAAGATGGATGATCCTACTGTTAATTGGTCAAAAGACAG GTATGATGAAATTGAATCAAAGATGACACCATTCCTAAAATCATCAGGTTACAATGTGAAGAAAG ATGTTCAGTTTCTTCCTATTTCTGGGCTCATTGGTTCAAATTTGATAACAAGGGTggacaaaagagtttgttcatGGTGGAATGGTCCATGCCTTTTTGAAGCCCTTGATGCTGTTGAAGTACCTCTACGTGATCCTAAAGGTCCGTTCAG ATTGCCAATTATTGACAAATTTAAGGACATGGGCACTGTCGTCATGGGAAAAGTCGAGTCCGGTAGTGTGTCTGAGGGCGATAGCTTGTTAGTCATGCCAAATAAG GCTCAAGTGAAAGTTCTAGCGATATACATTGATGAAGATAAAGTAAGGTGTGCTGGACCTGGTGAGAATCTAAGGATTAGATTATCTGGGATTGAAGAAGAGGATATACTATCCGGTTTTGTCTTGTGTAGTGTTG TGAGGCCAATAGCTTCAGTATCTGAGTTTGGTGCCCAGTTACAGATCCTCGAGTTGCTGGACAAT GCCATTTTTACTGCTGGCTACAAGGCTGTCTTGCACATTCATGCTGTTGTCGAGGAATGCGAGATTGTTGAGCTGATGCAGCAGATTGatccaaagacaaaaaaaccTATGAAGAAGAAAGTTCTCTTCGTGAAGAATGGTGCTGTAGTTGTTTGTCGCATCCAG GTGAATAATGTGATATGCATTGAGAAGTTCTCTGATTTTGCACAGCTTGGAAGATTCACTCTTCGTACCGAAG GTAAAACAGTAGCAGTGGGAAAAGTTACTGATGTTTCTTCCAGTCCTAGTGCTTAA
- the LOC131328341 gene encoding uncharacterized protein LOC131328341 yields the protein MDREDEVIWAISSTGHYNTKHTWEALRNRGEKVQWASLVWFSRSVSKWSFILWLACLRRLSTKERLRHRGLTIDSVCVLCSQRDETLQHLFFACSYFRSIWMVILQRFLVQRDPEEWDSELRWAIDHCRGKSFRSFLLKLVLAAGVYYIWLERNSRVFGGNHRGVAQVLASIEDNVRLLVCTREHFPNSLENERLCCSWNISSRVLGTFLYAGLTPLVIVLVGYKMSKLPKKKQIC from the exons ATGGATagagaagatgaagttatttgGGCTATTTCATCTACTGGTCATTATAATACCAAGCATACTTGGGAGGCTCTTAGAAATAGAGGAGAGAAAGTCCAGTGGGCTTCTCTAGTGTGGTTCTCCAGAAGTGTTTCTAAGTGGTCGTTCATATTGTGGCTTGCTTGTTTAAGGAGGTTATCTACAAAGGAGAGACTACGTCACAGGGGGCTGACCATTGATTCAGTATGCGTGTTATGCTCTCAAAGGGATGAGACATTGCaacatttgttttttgcttGTAGTTATTTCAGAAGTATTTGGATGGTTATTCTTCAAAGATTCCTGGTTCAGAGGGATCCGGAAGAATGGGATAGTGAACTTAGGTGGGCCATCGATCATTGTAGAGGTAAAAGCTTCAGGTCATTCTTGCTCAAATTGGTTTTGGCAGCTGGAGTTTACTACATTTGGTTGGAAAGGAATTCTCGTGTTTTTGGAGGGAATCATAGAGGAGTTGCTCAGGTATTGGCGAGTATTGAAGATAATGTGCGACTTCTAGTTTGCACTCGAGAGCATTTTCCAAACTCTCTTGAAAATGAAAGACTATGCTGTAGCTGGAATATTTCAAGTAGAGTTCTTGGCAC GTTCTTGTATGCGGGTTTAACTCCCCTTGTTATTGTgttggttggttataaaatgagcaagttaccaaaaaaaaaacagatctgcTAA
- the LOC131328342 gene encoding uncharacterized protein LOC131328342, whose product MKENRPIACCNVIYKTITKLLARRLQPVLPFVINKAQAAFVKGRSISDSFFKGEKGLRQADSISPYLFLLVMEGLYSILQRRISQGPFTFHPKCSLHSISFLAFTDDLFLLAGADPSSIRIINDALEEFFHSSGLKPNLDKSQFFFAGKIIKEVEAMLRSFFGSGLNLTKVGEKVSWFAVCTPKAEGGLGLKSLRHLWALCKRENNLWVKWIHSYFIKDQNFWVMKLPQDCSWTMRKLMKLRGLCQSWVKHVIGNGQRTFLWFDNWHPSGPLYKLFSDHAFANLGRSSSAKVSSVIWNGE is encoded by the exons AGAATCGTCCAATTGCTTGTTGCAATGTAATCTATAAGACTATTACTAAGTTGTTGGCTCGAAGATTGCAACCAGTCCTCCCCTTTGTCATTAACAAAGCTCAGGCTGCCTTTGTTAAGGGCAGATCTATATCTGATA GTTTCTTTAAAGGGGAGAAAGGGCTTAGGCAAGCAGACTCAATCTCTCCCTATCTCTTTCTTTTGGTCATGGAGGGGCTGTACTCTATTCTTCAAAGGAGGATCTCTCAGGGGCCTTTCACTTTCCATCCAAAGTGCAGTCTGCATTCCATTTCTTTCCTTGCTTTTACTGATGATCTCTTTCTTTTGGCTGGAGCTGACCCATCATCCATTCGTATCATTAACGATGCTTTGGAGGAATTCTTTCACTCCTCTGGTTTGAAACCTAATCTCGACAAGAGCCAATTCTTTTTTGCTGGG AAGATTATAAAAGAGGTGGAGGCTATGCTTCGATCTTTTTTTGGGTCTGGGCTTAACCTTACAAAAGTGGGTGAAAAAGTTAGCTGGTTTGCTGTTTGCACTCCAAAAGCTGAAGGGGGTTTAGGTTTGAAATCCTTGCGCCATTTGTGGGCTTTGTGTaaaagagagaacaatttgTGGGTGAAATGGATCCACAGTTACTTCATTAAGGATCAAAATTTTTGGGTTATGAAACTGCCACAGGATTGCTCTTGGACTATGAGGAAACTGATGAAGTTGAGAGGGTTGTGTCAGAGTTGGGTAAAGCATGTTATTGGCAATGGACAGCGGACCTTTTTATGGTTTGATAATTGGCACCCTAGTGGTCCTTTATACAAGCTTTTTAGTGATCATGCCTTTGCTAACCTGGGAAGGTCAAGTTCAGCAAAAGTAAGTTCTGTCATTTGGAATGGGGAATAG